In one Alnus glutinosa chromosome 12, dhAlnGlut1.1, whole genome shotgun sequence genomic region, the following are encoded:
- the LOC133852403 gene encoding ankyrin repeat domain-containing protein, chloroplastic, whose product MSPSLSLLLNPPTPPKLFPLFPTNLRPCLSFASPKSTIKFRTKLHYHSLSLPSLQNDDVEDIVIGDCIVFEEGAFEDPYLQQDVVFESPTPAPNPKANKHKHKKPITEIEPENLIPDQWHQIQAEINITKKERRKIAQQLEFGSKVEKKKKGYEPIRNVNLKEYLELKQAKLAQVKPLVLDNPSRFPVKEEKGGEVNASSERVAPKNPRWAVYGRGLEDVTEFFNSGNYEPGENKASEGRRKLFTKEEKLLLNRKKPDVAAATSEKWLPLHTLAASGEFYLVDALLKHNVDINASDTDGWTALHKAIIGKKQAITNYLLRESANPFVLEKDGATLMHYAVRTASSQAIKILLLYNVDINHQDNDGWTPLHLAVQARRTDLVRLLLIKGADKTLKNKDGLTPLDVCLYLGQDTKTYELIKLLKQLPKLG is encoded by the exons ATGTCACCCTCCTTGTCTCTTCTACTAAATCCCCCAACCCCTCCCAAACTCTTCCCTCTCTTCCCCACGAACCTACGACCTTGCCTTTCCTTCGCATCCCCCAAATCCACGATAAAGTTCCGTACTAAACTCCACTACCATTCACTCTCTCTTCCCTCCCTCCAAAACGACGACGTCGAGGACATCGTCATCGGCGACTGCATCGTCTTCGAAGAAGGCGCATTCGAGGACCCCTACCTCCAACAAGACGTCGTTTTCGAGAGCCCCACTCCCGCTCCCAACCCAAAGGCAAACAAACACAAGCACAAGAAACCCATCACGGAAATCGAGCCCGAGAACTTAATCCCGGACCAGTGGCACCAAATCCAGGCGGAGATCAACATCACCAAGAAAGAGCGGCGCAAGATTGCTCAGCAATTGGAGTTCGGCAGCAaagtggagaagaagaagaaggggtaCGAGCCCATTAGGAACGTGAACTTGAAGGAGTATTTGGAGTTAAAACAGGCCAAGTTGGCACAGGTGAAGCCGCTCGTGCTCGATAACCCGTCGCGGTTTCCGGTGAAGGAGGAGAAAGGAGGTGAAGTGAACGCGTCGAGTGAGCGAGTGGCGCCCAAGAACCCCAGGTGGGCGGTGTACGGTAGGGGCTTGGAGGACGTGACGGAGTTCTTCAATAGTGGGAATTACGAGCCTGGTGAAAATAAAGCCTCTGAAG GCCGTCGTAAGTTGTTTACTAAGGAGGAAAAGCTTCTGCTGAATAGGAAGAAACCTGATGTGGCAGCTGCTACCTCT GAAAAGTGGTTACCTTTGCATACTCTTGCTGCATCAGGAGAGTTCTACCTCGTGGATGCTTTATTGAAGCATAATGTTGATATCAATGCTTCGGATACG GATGGTTGGACTGCTCTTCACAAAGCAATAATTGGAAAAAAGCAGGCCATTACAAACTATCTTTTGAGAGAGTCAGCTAATCCATTTGTGCTCGAGAAA GATGGGGCCACTTTGATGCACTATGCGGTCCGAACAGCTTCCAGTCAAGCAATTAAAATTCTTCTACTGTATAATGTTGATATAAATCATCAGGACAAT GATGGGTGGACACCATTACATCTTGCTGTTCAAGCCCGGAGAACAGATCTAGTGAGGCTTTTATTGATTAAAGGAGCTGACAAGACATTGAAAAACAAG GATGGTTTAACCCCACTTGACGTGTGCCTTTATTTGGGTCAAGACACAAAGACTTATGAGCTAATTAAGCTGTTGAAGCAGCTTCCTAAGCTAGGGTGA
- the LOC133851609 gene encoding bifunctional nuclease 2 — translation MLGARLCVRTVSGFGTLSDRTNASPSSSNPGSIRFGFGAKRCRKPHPILVVSCKSSRGTAGFGRGSGNADDDSAHEFLEASLLLSETFLHYRMWRQGFLKERKWQSWPGQLTPFSVQGQKPRVGVDLIGEDLFHNFQSPTIFLKISCDGDFLLPIIVGDYAIQKLIEPQLEDKNGDSPDQFQFVINLVEKLDYEVNMVRITERVINTYFARLYFSKPGKNDILSVDARPSDAINVANRCKAPIYVSRQIVLTDAIRIGYGRGVMRNTKSTYDVSLDSAADGPNTLSEELDLVKNMNLAVKEERYKDAAMWRDKLVKLRESIH, via the exons ATGCTCGGAGCGCGACTTTGCGTCCGTACAGTGTCGGGGTTCGGGACCTTGAGCGATCGAACAAATGCGAGCCCTTCGAGCTCGAACCCTGGCTCGATTCGGTTTGGTTTCGGGGCCAAACGGTGTCGTAAGCCCCACCCCATACTCGTCGTTTCTTGCAAGTCTTCCCGCGGAACCGCAGGCTTCGGCCGCGGATCCGGCAATGCCGACGATGATAGCGCCCACGAGTTTCTCGAAGCTTCTCTCCTTCTCTCAG AAACATTCTTGCATTATCGTATGTGGAGGCAAGGATTTCTAAAAGAGAGGAAATGGCAGTCCTGGCCTGGTCAATTGACTCCGTTTTCAGTCCAAGGGCAAAAACCCCGAGTTGGCGTCGATTTAATTGGAGAGGATCTTTTTCACAACTTTCAGAGTCCTACGATCTTTCTCAAGATTTCTTGTGATGGAGATTTTTTGCTACCGATTATTGTAG GGGACTATGCTATTCAAAAACTTATAGAGCCACAATTGGAAGATAAGAATGGG GATTCCCCAGATCAATTCCAGTTTGTCATAAATCTCGTGGAAAAACTAGACTATGAA GTCAATATGGTGAGAATTACAGAAAGAGTGATTAACACTTACTTTGCCAGACTATATTTTAGCAAG CCAGGGAAAAATGACATTCTAAGTGTGGATGCACGTCCCTCAGATGCCATAAATGTGGCAAATAGATGCAAG GCACCTATATATGTAAGTAGACAAATTGTCTTGACAGATGCTATTAGAATTGGTTATGGAAGGGGCGTAATGCGTAATACTAAGTCTACGTATGATGTCTCCCTTGACAG TGCTGCAGATGGTCCAAATACACTATCTGAGGAACTTGATTTGGTGAAGAATATGAATTTGGCTGTCAAAGAAGAGAGGTACAAAGATGCAG CCATGTGGCGAGACAAACTAGTGAAGCTTCGCGAGTCAATACATTAA
- the LOC133852425 gene encoding ammonium transporter 2 member 3-like: protein MNYSTFQGLPQALSPDEGSPEWNNKGDNAWQLTATTLVCLQSVPGLVILYGGMVKKKWAVNSAFMALYAFAAVLICWVLWAHHMSFGTKLISIVGMPNVALTQKFLTAQSTLGYVPMADYVYYQFGFAAITVVLLAGSLLGRMNFYAWMLFVPLWLTLCYTIGAFTIWGNGFLEPYIIDYAGGFVIHLSSGVAGFTAAYWVGPRHSHDRQHFPPNNIIHMLGGAGFLWLGWTGFNGGSPFSVNGIASLAILNTHLCTATSLLVWVSMDMIVYKKSSVIGAVQGMITGLVCITPGAGIVFPWAALLMGILSGSIPWYTMMVLHRKSAFFQSVDDTLGVFHTHAVAGTLGGLLSGLFAKPHLLTLMYGPNTRYGPGLLYSFSDGEFRNGLRQIGYQLAGAAFITAWNAVVTSLICILISRIVGLRMNEDDLESGDDAAHGEEAYALWGDGDSLPTSRRWHISPRIPSICGQKV from the exons ATGAATTATAGCACTTTTCAGGGTCTCCCCCAGGCACTATCCCCTGACGAAGGATCTCCCGAATGGAACAACAAAGGAGACAATGCATGGCAACTCACAGCAACAACATTGGTGTGCCTACAAAGCGTTCCTGGCCTCGTTATCCTTTACGGGGGCATGGTGAAGAAGAAATGGGCCGTGAACTCGGCATTCATGGCACTTTATGCGTTCGCTGCAGTCCTCATCTGCTGGGTCCTTTGGGCCCATCACATGTCGTTCGGAACCAAGCTGATTTCAATAGTGGGCATGCCCAATGTGGCGCTGACCCAAAAGTTTCTCACAGCCCAATCCACACTTGGGTACGTGCCGATGGCTGACTACGTGTATTATCAGTTTGGTTTCGCTGCCATTACTGTCGTACTGCTTGCTGGGTCTCTGCTGGGGAGGATGAACTTCTACGCCTGGATGTTGTTCGTCCCACTGTGGCTCACTCTGTGTTACACAATTGGGGCATTCACTATATGGGGCAATGGGTTTCTTGAGCCCTACATAATCGATTATGCGGGTGGTTTTGTTATTCATCTTTCTTCCGGGGTTGCTGGTTTCACAGCTGCTTACTGG GTTGGGCCCAGACACTCGCACGACAGACAACATTTTCCACCAAACAACATAATTCACATGTTGGGAGGTGCAGGGTTTCTGTGGTTGGGATGGACCGGTTTCAACGGTGGATCTCCATTTTCAGTGAATGGGATTGCATCTCTGGCCATTCTCAACACCCATCTCTGCACTGCCACCAGCCTCTTGGTGTGGGTTTCCATGGACATGATCGTGTACAAGAAAAGCTCTGTAATTGGTGCAGTCCAGGGAATGATCACTGGCCTCGTTTGCATCACACCGGGAGCAG GAATTGTGTTTCCATGGGCAGCGCTACTTATGGGAATACTGTCTGGTTCCATACCATGGTACACCATGATGGTCTTGCACAGGAAATCAGCGTTCTTCCAAAGCGTGGACGACACATTGGGAGTCTTCCACACACACGCCGTGGCTGGCACCTTGGGGGGCCTCCTCTCCGGCCTCTTTGCCAAACCCCACCTTTTGACATTGATGTACGGACCAAACACCAGATACGGTCCAGGCTTACTATACAGCTTTTCCGATGGGGAATTCAGAAATGGCCTCAGGCAAATAGGCTACCAGCTTGCTGGAGCTGCTTTTATCACTGCATGGAACGCCGTCGTGACGAGCTTGATTTGTATTCTGATAAGCCGCATTGTTGGGCTTAGGATGAATGAAGATGACCTTGAGAGTGGCGACGATGCTGCGCATGGAGAGGAGGCATATGCACTTTGGGGAGATGGGGACAGCTTGCCAACCTCTCGTCGTTGGCACATATCTCCAAGAATACCTTCCATCTGTGGCCAGAAAGTCTAG